A DNA window from Vibrio cidicii contains the following coding sequences:
- the uhpT gene encoding hexose-6-phosphate:phosphate antiporter, giving the protein MLKFLEQVRKPTLDLPVEVRRKMWFKPFIQSYLVVFIGYLTMYLVRKNFNVAQNDMISTYGLSMTDLGLIGLGFSITYGIGKTVVSYYADGKNTKQFLPFMLILSGLAMLGFSFSMGGGSASLFLMVAFYALSGFFQSTGGPSSYSTITKWTPRNKRGSYLGLWNMSHNVGGAGAAGVALFGANYLFDGHVIGMFVFPSVIAIIVGFIGMRFGSDSPEAYGLGKVEELFDEAVSEEDTAAEENQMTKKEIFVEYVLKNKVIWLLCFANIFLYIVRIGIDQWSTVYAYQELGLSKEAAISGFTLFEVGALVGTLMWGYLSDLANGRRALVACVSLALIIVSLEFYQHATSEFMYLASLFVLGFLVFGPQLLIGVAAVGFVPKKAISVADGVKGTFAYLIGDSFAKLGLGMIADGTPIFGLTGWKGTFAALDTSAMICIVLLAFVAIAEEKKIRHNKKKLELAASQS; this is encoded by the coding sequence ATGTTAAAATTCCTTGAACAAGTCCGGAAACCTACCCTCGATCTTCCTGTCGAAGTACGTAGAAAAATGTGGTTCAAGCCATTTATCCAATCTTACCTAGTGGTATTTATTGGTTACTTGACCATGTACCTGGTCCGTAAAAACTTCAACGTCGCGCAAAACGACATGATCTCCACTTACGGTTTGTCGATGACCGATCTCGGTTTAATTGGTCTGGGTTTTTCGATTACTTACGGTATCGGTAAAACCGTCGTTTCCTACTATGCTGACGGCAAAAACACCAAGCAGTTCCTTCCTTTCATGCTGATCCTTTCTGGTCTTGCCATGCTTGGTTTCAGCTTCAGTATGGGCGGCGGCAGCGCGAGCTTGTTCTTGATGGTGGCTTTCTATGCACTCAGTGGTTTCTTCCAAAGTACGGGTGGCCCTTCTAGTTACTCAACCATCACCAAGTGGACACCACGCAACAAACGTGGTTCTTACCTAGGTCTTTGGAACATGTCGCACAACGTGGGGGGCGCTGGTGCTGCCGGTGTCGCTCTGTTTGGTGCTAACTACCTGTTCGACGGTCACGTGATCGGTATGTTTGTCTTCCCTTCTGTCATTGCGATCATCGTGGGTTTCATCGGCATGCGCTTTGGTAGTGACTCTCCTGAAGCTTACGGTCTGGGTAAAGTAGAAGAACTTTTCGATGAAGCAGTGAGTGAAGAAGACACCGCCGCTGAAGAAAACCAGATGACCAAAAAAGAAATCTTTGTTGAATACGTTCTTAAAAACAAAGTGATCTGGCTACTTTGCTTTGCCAACATCTTCCTTTACATCGTGCGTATCGGTATCGACCAATGGTCAACGGTTTACGCTTACCAAGAACTTGGTCTATCAAAAGAAGCGGCAATCTCTGGTTTTACCCTATTCGAAGTGGGCGCGCTTGTGGGTACTTTGATGTGGGGTTACCTATCTGACCTTGCAAATGGTCGCCGTGCTTTAGTGGCGTGTGTCTCTCTTGCATTGATCATCGTATCCCTTGAGTTCTACCAACACGCGACAAGCGAGTTCATGTACCTAGCATCGCTGTTTGTGCTTGGTTTCCTCGTGTTTGGTCCTCAACTGCTTATCGGTGTTGCGGCAGTTGGCTTTGTTCCGAAGAAAGCCATCAGTGTGGCCGATGGCGTAAAAGGCACATTCGCTTACCTAATTGGTGACAGCTTTGCCAAACTGGGTCTGGGTATGATTGCAGACGGTACGCCAATCTTTGGCCTAACCGGTTGGAAAGGCACCTTCGCGGCACTGGATACCTCAGCGATGATTTGTATTGTCCTTCTTGCCTTCGTTGCTATCGCAGAAGAGAAAAAGATTCGACATAACAAGAAGAAACTTGAACTCGCGGCCAGCCAGTCTTAA
- the uhpA gene encoding transcriptional regulator UhpA, with protein MINVALVDDHVIVRSGFAQLLSLETDMNVVGEFSSVAEARVGLPACKPDVVILDISMADESGLTLLSEIPSGIACVMLSVHDSAAMVEKSLKLGAKGYLSKRCSPDELIQAVRTSAAGGCYLTPDIALKLATPSGKAATQTQLTRRENEVCQLLARGLDVKSIATELGLSHKTVHVHRANAMDKLGVKNNVELAKLFSQESF; from the coding sequence ATGATTAACGTAGCGCTTGTGGATGACCATGTCATTGTTCGTTCTGGATTTGCTCAGTTGTTGAGCCTTGAAACAGACATGAATGTTGTCGGTGAATTTAGCTCGGTAGCCGAAGCTCGAGTGGGATTACCTGCATGCAAGCCAGATGTGGTTATCCTAGATATCTCGATGGCAGACGAAAGTGGGCTTACCCTACTCTCCGAAATCCCTTCTGGCATTGCGTGTGTCATGCTAAGTGTTCACGATTCTGCCGCGATGGTTGAGAAATCACTGAAACTGGGCGCGAAAGGTTATCTAAGTAAACGCTGTAGCCCTGATGAGTTAATCCAAGCCGTAAGAACCAGTGCTGCTGGCGGTTGTTACCTAACGCCCGATATTGCGTTAAAGCTGGCAACACCGAGTGGCAAGGCCGCGACGCAGACTCAACTGACTCGCCGTGAAAACGAAGTGTGCCAATTGCTGGCTCGCGGTTTGGATGTGAAGTCCATCGCCACTGAGCTTGGCTTAAGCCATAAGACGGTTCACGTTCACCGTGCAAACGCGATGGATAAGCTCGGCGTGAAGAACAACGTTGAACTCGCCAAACTGTTCTCGCAAGAGTCGTTTTAA
- the uhpB gene encoding signal transduction histidine-protein kinase/phosphatase UhpB: MRSYLITSICGLFMAGCSWFCLWVIAYYFVNDAELAIMLFPFALRLGLTLHTRKKYWATIYLAEWGLTVALALLLEQPQWLMVLVASVLSIPVVYLAKRYYKGDQNQHLAVMAVVLIVTSCINVLAVGYHVQSVYMAWLASIAGGLLVLPMCYLLWNYLFQSPWSPLTSNLLANDVQFKVRHILLYSVLLIASILIQTSLPDELKRFAPFCMAIPIIVLALRYGWQGALLATMLNSIALIAARSGVSNLEITDLLLSLSAQTLTGIMLGLAVQKQKDLNQKLRGELSRNQTLSRQLIQAEESVRRDVARELHDEIGQNITAIRTQASIIKRVDNAEMNTRCAEMIENLSLNVYDTTKHLLSKLRPKMLDDLDLKDSVHQLTREMEFDNHGTRVVLDWQGDYESLGDTLKVTLFRLCQEALNNAAKYANATSIVIELSIDEHISLHIADNGIGFKTEECMKGMGVRGMQERVQALGGKMYIYSLNDHVDGTQIAITLPKV, from the coding sequence ATGCGTAGCTACCTCATCACCTCCATTTGCGGTTTATTCATGGCAGGATGTTCATGGTTCTGTCTGTGGGTGATCGCGTATTACTTTGTCAACGATGCTGAGCTTGCGATAATGCTCTTCCCCTTCGCGTTGCGTTTGGGATTAACACTGCATACGCGTAAAAAATACTGGGCCACGATTTATCTCGCCGAATGGGGATTGACCGTCGCACTCGCTCTACTTCTTGAACAACCTCAATGGTTGATGGTGTTGGTTGCTAGCGTATTAAGTATTCCAGTGGTTTACCTTGCTAAGCGCTATTACAAAGGCGACCAGAATCAGCACTTAGCGGTTATGGCTGTCGTGTTGATCGTAACGTCTTGCATTAATGTGCTCGCGGTTGGCTACCATGTTCAATCGGTCTATATGGCGTGGTTGGCAAGTATTGCCGGCGGTTTGTTGGTTCTGCCAATGTGTTACTTGCTTTGGAACTATCTCTTCCAAAGCCCTTGGTCGCCATTGACCTCAAATTTGTTAGCTAACGACGTTCAATTCAAAGTTCGTCATATCTTGCTTTATAGCGTGTTATTGATCGCCAGCATTTTGATTCAAACCAGCTTGCCGGATGAGCTAAAACGCTTCGCCCCTTTTTGTATGGCCATCCCAATCATTGTGCTTGCGCTGCGCTATGGCTGGCAGGGTGCGCTGCTTGCGACCATGTTAAACAGTATTGCCTTGATTGCTGCGCGAAGTGGCGTGTCGAATCTAGAAATTACTGACCTGCTGCTCTCTCTTTCTGCACAAACCTTAACCGGCATCATGCTCGGTTTAGCGGTGCAAAAACAGAAAGACCTTAATCAAAAGCTTCGGGGTGAATTATCGAGAAACCAAACCTTGTCTCGCCAACTTATTCAAGCAGAAGAGTCGGTGCGGCGCGACGTGGCAAGAGAGCTGCACGATGAGATTGGTCAGAACATCACGGCGATTCGAACCCAAGCAAGCATCATTAAGCGAGTCGATAACGCAGAAATGAATACACGCTGTGCCGAGATGATCGAGAATTTGTCGCTCAATGTTTATGACACGACCAAGCACCTGCTGAGCAAACTGCGCCCGAAAATGCTCGACGATCTGGATTTGAAAGATTCTGTTCACCAGTTAACCCGTGAAATGGAGTTCGATAATCATGGCACACGCGTTGTGCTTGATTGGCAAGGCGACTACGAGTCTCTGGGCGACACACTAAAAGTCACTCTGTTCCGTTTGTGCCAAGAAGCGTTAAACAACGCAGCGAAATACGCAAATGCGACGTCTATCGTTATCGAGCTCTCTATAGACGAGCACATTTCGTTGCACATCGCTGACAACGGCATTGGGTTTAAAACCGAAGAGTGCATGAAAGGCATGGGCGTTCGCGGCATGCAAGAACGCGTGCAAGCCCTTGGCGGGAAAATGTATATCTACTCTTTGAACGATCACGTCGATGGCACGCAAATCGCCATCACATTACCTAAGGTGTAA